TAATTCTGCTGTTTTCGCTAATTCTTCAACAGGAATTTTTTCATTTGTTGTATGAATTTCTTCATAACCAACTGCTAAGTTAACTGTTGGAATACCGTGTCCTGCGATTACGTTCGCATCACTTCCGCCACCACTTTGGTGAAGAGAAGGTGTACGGCCAATGTTTTCAGCAGCGCGTTTCGCAACTTCTACAACGTGATCTCCATCAGCAAACTTAAAACCTGGGTACATAACATTTACTTCAACGTCTGCATGACCACCCATTTCTTTTGCAGTTGTTTCAAATGCTTCTTTCATTTTTGCAACTTGTGCTTCCATTTTCTCATTGATTAAAGAACGAGCTTCTGCAAAAATTTGAACATGATCGCAAACGATATTTGTTTGTGTGCCACCTTCAAAACGCCCAATATTTGCAGTTGTTTCAGAATCGATACGACCAAGTGGCATCTTTGCAATTGCTTTTGCTGCGATAGTAATTGCAGATACACCTTTTTCCGGTGCTACGCCAGCGTGCGCTGTTTTCCCACGAATAATCGCATTCACTTTCGCTTGTGTTGGAGCTGCAACAACGATTTCACCAACTTTTCCATCGCTATCTAATGCGTAACCATACTTCGCTGTAATACGCTCACGGTCTAACGCTTTTGCACCAATAAGACCAGATTCTTCTCCAACTGTAATAATAAATTCAATTTTACCATGAGGGATGTTTTTCTCTTTTAAAACACGAATTGCTTCAAACATTGATGCTAATCCCGCTTTATCATCCGCTCCTAAAATTGTAGTACCATCTGATACGATATATCCATCTTTAATAGAAGGCTTAATTCCATTACCAGGAACTACTGTATCCATATGAGAAGTGAAATAAATTGTATCAACACCGTCTTTTGTTGCTGGTAAAGTACAAATTAAGTTACCTGCACCATGACCAGTCACGCCCATCGTGTCATCCTCAAATACTTCTACACCTAAAGCAGTAAATTTCTCTGTTAACACTTTGCAAATTTCTGCTTCAAATTTTGTTTCAGAATCTACTTGTACTAACTCCATGAATTCATTTACTAAACGTTCTTGATTAATCATAAGACTGCGCCTCCTGCACTACCATTATGTATGTAACAATATTAATTATAACAGAATTTCGCAAAAGTTTCGAAATACAAGACAAAAAACAGATGGTTCATACATCTAGATACCCATCTGCTTTCTATTACTCGTTTAACAACACCCAGCGCATATGATCTTCCCAAACACCATTAACCATTAGCATTTTTCGAGATACACCTTCATATTGAAATCCTATTTTCGTCACTACTTGTATAGATGCTAAATTTCGTGGCATAATCGGCGCTTCTATACGATGTAAATGAA
This genomic interval from Bacillus cereus contains the following:
- a CDS encoding tripeptidase T, with the translated sequence MINQERLVNEFMELVQVDSETKFEAEICKVLTEKFTALGVEVFEDDTMGVTGHGAGNLICTLPATKDGVDTIYFTSHMDTVVPGNGIKPSIKDGYIVSDGTTILGADDKAGLASMFEAIRVLKEKNIPHGKIEFIITVGEESGLIGAKALDRERITAKYGYALDSDGKVGEIVVAAPTQAKVNAIIRGKTAHAGVAPEKGVSAITIAAKAIAKMPLGRIDSETTANIGRFEGGTQTNIVCDHVQIFAEARSLINEKMEAQVAKMKEAFETTAKEMGGHADVEVNVMYPGFKFADGDHVVEVAKRAAENIGRTPSLHQSGGGSDANVIAGHGIPTVNLAVGYEEIHTTNEKIPVEELAKTAELVVAIIEEVAK